The following coding sequences are from one Macaca mulatta isolate MMU2019108-1 chromosome 7, T2T-MMU8v2.0, whole genome shotgun sequence window:
- the CEP170B gene encoding centrosomal protein of 170 kDa protein B isoform X1 has product MSATSWFLVSSSGARHRLPRELIFVGREECELMLQSRSVDKQHAVINYDQDRDEHWVKDLGSLNGTFVNDMRIPDQKYVTLKLNDVIRFGYDSNMYVLERVQHRVPEEALKHEKYTSQLQVSVKGLAPKRSEALPEHTPYCEASNPRPEKGDRRPGTEAASYRTPLYGQPSWWGEDDGSTLPDAQRQGEPYPGWSWGQAERPKGPVQQDGELHSFRAPAEPQGCSFRREPSYFEIPTKETPQPSQPPDVSAHEMPTKDAEAGGVGAAPVVQSHASFTIEFDDCSPGKMKIKDHITKFSLRQRRPPGKEATPGEMVSAETKVADWLVQNDPSLLHRVGPGDDRHSTKSDLPVHTRTLKGHKHEDGTQSDSEDPLAKAASATGVPLEASGEQVRLQRQIKRDPQELLHNQQAFVIEFFDEDTPRKKRSQSFTHTPSGDPKADKRRGPTPADRDRPSVPAPVQAGGRSSGPQRAGSLKREKTEERLGSPSPASRTPARPFGSVGRRSRLAQDFMAQCLRESSPAARPSPEKVPPVLPAPLTPRGTSPVGPPTPPPAPTDPQLTKARKQEEDDSLSDAGTYTIETEAQDTEVEEARKMIDQVFGVLESPELSRASSATFRPVIRGDRDESGDGGVAQRMALLQEFASRPLGAAPQAEHQGLPVPGSPGGQKWVSRWASLADSYSDPGLTEDGLERRGGEPEGSLPVRTRRRLPQLPSERADSPAGPESSRRSGPGPPELGSEQPGRLFGQEELDPDSLSDASGSDGGRGPEPGVEPRDSRRRSPQEGPTWSRGRCSPRAPGESTPTSFFIGDQDGDAVLPRKPLTAPGDGEGLGQAAQPSPPARDGIYVSANGRMVIQLRPGRSPEPDGPAPPFLRQESFTKEPASGPPAPGKPPNISSHPLLQDLAATRAARMDFHSQDTHLILKETETALAALEARLLSNSVDAECEGGSTPRPPEDAMSGDSDVDTASTVSLRSGKSGPSPTTPQPLRAQKEMSPSPPAAQDPGGTALSSAREQPSERQRHPLGPMDMGRGEPVRRSAIRRGHRPRGSLDWPSEERSPVLAHPPSSEVMASNHETPEATGAGRLGSRRKPAAPPPSPASREEQSRSSASSQKGPQALTRSNSLSTPRPTRASRLRRARLGDASDTEAADGERGSLGNPEPVGRPAAEQAKKLSRLDILAMPRKRAGSFTGTSDPEAAPARTSFSGRSVELCCASRKPTMAEARAVARKAATTATSTGPRQPFSRARSGSARYTSNTRRRQQGSDYTSTSEEEYGSRHGSPKHTRSHTSTATQTPRAGSSSRARSRVPGPRDTDDDEEEPDPYGFIVQTAEIAEIARLSQTLVKDVAILAREIHDVAGDGDTLGSSGPAHSASLSTMPSTPASTISAREEVSPRLSEAPVPEPPSRKLVQRIPEASLNFQKVPPGSLNSRDFDQNMNDSCEDALANKTRPRNREEVIFDNLMLNPVSQLSQAIRENTEHLAEKMKILFQNTGRAWEDLEARINAENEVPILKTSNKEISSILKELRRVQKQLEVINAIVDPSGSLDLLTGNRSLASSAQPGLGKGRVAAQSPPSPASAEALLPALPLRSFPQRVSCGPPSLPDPTFLPDAERFLI; this is encoded by the exons AGGCAGCCTCTTACCGCACGCCCCTGTACGGGCAGCCCTCCTGGTGGGGTGAGGACGATGGTAGCACGCTGCCTGACGCCCAGCGCCAGGGAGAGCCCTACCCAGGTTGGTCCTGGGGCCAGGCTG AGCGTCCCAAGGGGCCGGTGCAGCAGGACGGGGAGCTCCACAGCTTCCGTGCCCCCGCTGAGCCTCAGGGCTGCTCGTTCCGGCGGGAGCCCAGCTACTTCGAGATTCCCACGAAGGAGACCCCACAGCCGTCGCAGCCCCCCGACGTGTCGGCGCACGAGATGCCCACGAAGGATGCAGAGGCAGGTGGGGTCGGAGCGGCCCCTGTGGTGCAGAGCCACGCGTCCTTCACCATCGAGTTTGATGACTGCAGCCCCGGCAAGATGAAGATCAAGGACCATATCACCAAGTTTTCCCTGCGCCAGCGGCGGCCCCCGGGCAAGGAGGCCACACCTGGCGAGATGGTGTCAGCTGAGACCAAGGTGGCCGACTGGCTGGTGCAGAATGACCCGAGCCTGCTGCACCGGGTTGGCCCTGGGGACGACCGCCACAGCACCAAGAGCGACCTGCCTGTCCACACCCGCACTCTGAAGG GCCACAAGCACGAGGATGGCACACAGAGTGACTCAGAGGACCCCCTGGCCAAGGCGGCCTCAGCCACCGGGGTGCCCTTGGAGGCCAGTGGGGAGCAGGTGCGGCTGCAGAGGCAGATCAAGCGGGACCCCCAGGAGCTACTACATAACCAGCAGGCCTTTGTCATCGAGTTCTTCGACGAGGACACGCCCCGAAAGAAGCGGTCCCAATCCTTCACGCACACCCCGTCTGGGGACCCCAAGGCCGACAAGCGCCGTGGCCCGACACCGGCCGATAGGGACCGCCCCAGTGTCCCAGCCCCAGTCCAGGCGGGGGGCCGCAGCTCGGGGCCACAGAGGGCCGGCTCGCTGAAGCGGGAGAAGACAGAGGAACGGCTGGGCAGCCCCTCGCCTGCCTCCCGAACCCCTGCCCGCCCCTTCGGAAGTGTGGGGCGCCGTTCCCGCCTGGCCCAGGACTTCATGGCCCAGTGTCTGCGGGAGAGCTCCCCGGCCGCCAGGCCCAGCCCCGAGAAGGTTCCTCCCGTGCTGCCCGCTCCCCTGACACCCCGTGGGACCAGCCCTGTGGGCCCCCCGACCCCACCGCCCGCCCCTACCGACCCCCAACTGACCAAGGCACGGAAACAGGAGGAGGACGACAGCCTCAGTGACGCAGGGACATACACCATCGAGACCGAGGCACAGGACACGGAAGTGGAGGAGGCCCGAAAGATGATCGACCAG GTCTTTGGGGTGTTGGAGTCCCCTGAACTCTCCAGGGCATCTTCGGCCACCTTTCGCCCAGTCATCAGAGGGGACAGAGATGAGTCTGGTGATGGGGGTGTGGCCCAGCGGATGGCGCTCCTGCAGGAGTTTGCCTCCCGGCCACTGGGTGCGGCTCCCCAGGCGGAGCACCAG GGCCTCCCGGTGCCGGGCTCCCCTGGGGGTCAGAAGTGGGTGTCCCGCTgggccagcctggctgacagctACTCAGACCCGGGCCTCACAG AGGATGGCCTGGAACGTAGAGGCGGGGAGCCGGAGGGGTCCCTGCCTGTGCGCACGCGGCGACGGCTCCCTCAGCTGCCCAGTGAGAGGGCCGACAGCCCTGCGGGCCCGGAGAGCAGCAGGAGGAGTGGGCCTGGGCCACCGGAGCTGGGCAGTGAGCAGCCCGGCCGCCTCTTTGGCCAGGAGGAGTTGGACCCTGACAGCCTCAGCGATGCCAGTGGTTCGGACGGGGGCCGAGGCCCTGAGCCAGGGGTGGAGCCACGGGACAGCAGACGCAGGAGCCCCCAGGAGGGGCCCACATGGAGCAGGGGTCGGTGCTCACCAAGGGCCCCCGGGGAGTCAACTCCCACCTCTTTCTTCATTGGGGACCAGGATGGGGATGCTGTGTTACCTAGGAAACCACTTACGGCTCCAGGGGATGGGGAGGGCTTAGGGCaggcagcccagcccagccccccaGCACGGGATGGCATCTATGTCAGTGCCAATGGGAGAATGGTCATCCAGCTACGGCCTGGACGGTCCCCAGAACCCGATGGCCCTGCCCCACCCTTCCTCCGGCAAGAGAGCTTCACTAAGGAGCCAGCCAGTGGTCCCCCAGCGCCCGGCAAGCCCCCCAACATCTCCAGCCACCCACTTCTACAGGACCTGGCTGCTACCAGGGCCGCACGCATGGACTTCCACTCCCAGGACACCCACCTGATCTTGAAGGAGACAGAGACGGCCCTGGCGGCCCTGGAGGCCCGACTCCTCTCCAATTCTGTGGACGCCGAGTGTGAGGGGGGCAGTACTCCAAGGCCGCCGGAGGACGCCATGTCTGGGGACTCGGACGTGGACACTGCCAGCACAGTCAGCCTGCGCAGTGGCAAGAGCGGACCCAGCCCCACAACCCCGCAGCCCCTGCGGGCACAGAAGGAGATGTCGCCATCCCCGCCAGCTGCACAGGACCCAGGAGGCACCGCCCTGAGCAGTGCCCGTGAGCAGCCCTCAGAGAGACAGCGTCACCCACTTGGCCCGATGGACATGGGCCGTGGAGAGCCAGTACGGCGCTCAGCCATAAGGCGTGGCCACAGGCCCCGGGGGTCCCTGGACTGGCCCAGTGAGGAGCGTAGCCCTGTCCTCGCCCACCCACCCAGCTCAGAGGTGATGGCCTCCAACCATGAAACCCCTGAGGCCACCGGGGCAGGACGGCTCGGGTCTCGCCGGAAACCAGCAGCCCCACCGCCATCCCCCGCTTCCCGGGAGGAGCAGAGCCGCAGCTCAGCCAGCTCCCAGAAGGGGCCGCAGGCCTTGACCCGCTCCAACAGCCTGTCCACCCCTCGCCCCACACGGGCCTCCCGGCTGAGGCGGGCCCGGCTGGGGGACGCTTCAGACACTGAGGCCGCAGATGGTGAGCGGGGATCCCTGGGCAACCCTGAGCCTGTGGGCCGGCCAGCTGCTGAGCAGGCCAAGAAGCTGTCGCGCTTGGACATCCTGGCCATGCCCCGGAAGCGGGCCGGCTCCTTCACAGGGACTAGTGACCCCGAGGCAGCCCCTGCCCGCACCAGCTTCTCTGGCCGCAGTGTGGAGTTGTGCTGTGCCAGCCGCAAGCCCACCATGGCCGAAGCACGGGCTGTTGCCAGGAAGGCTGCCACCACAGCCACCAGCACGGGTCCCCGCCAGCCCTTCAGCAGAGCCCGCTCGGGCAGCGCTCGATACACCTCCA ACACGCGGCGCCGGCAGCAGGGCTCGGATTACACGTCCACCTCTGAGGAGGAGTACGGCTCCCGCCACggctcccccaaacacacacgctCCCACACCTCAACAGCCACTCAGACCCCGAGGGCTGGAAGCTCCAGTCGGGCTCGTTCCCGGGTCCCTGGTCCCCGGGACACGGACGATGATGAGGAGGAACCTGACCCTTATGGTTTCATCGTGCAGACGGCAGAGATTGCGGAGATCGCCAG GCTGAGCCAGACGCTGGTGAAGGACGTGGCCATCCTAGCCCGGGAGATCCATGATGTGGCTGGGGACGGTGACACACTGGGCTCCTCGGGGCCTGCCCACAGCGCCTCCCtcagcaccatgcccagcacccCCGCCTCGACCATCTCTGCCCGGGAGGAGGTGAGCCCCAGGCTTTCTGAGGCCCCTGTGCCAGAGCCACCCTCGAGGAAG CTGGTGCAGCGCATCCCTGAGGCCAGCCTCAACTTCCAGAAGGTGCCTCCTGGCTCACTGAACTCTCGGGACTTTGACCAGAACATGAATGACAGCTGTGAGGACGCCCTGGCCAACAAGACACGGCCTCGGAACCGAGAGGAG GTGATCTTTGATAACCTGATGCTGAACCCGGTGTCCCAGCTGTCGCAGGCCATCCGTGAGAACACGGAGCACCTTGCCGAGAAGATGAA GATCCTCTTTCAGAACACAGGGAGAGCCTGGGAGGACCTGGAAGCCAGGATCAACGCTGAGAACGAGGTGCCCATCCTGAAGACATCTAACAAG GAAATCAGCTCCATCCTGAAGGAACTGAGGCGGGTGCAGAAGCAGCTGGAAG ttATCAATGCCATCGTGGACCCCAGTGGGAGCCTGGACCTGCTCACAGGAAACAGGAGCTTGGCCAGCTCTGCACAGCCGGGGCTGGGGAAGGGCCGTGTGGCTGCCCAGAGCCCACCCTCGCCCGCCTCAGCTGAGGCCCTGCTGCCGGCCCTGCCGCTGAGGAGTTTCCCACAGCGGGTCAGCTGTGGGCCTCCCAGCCTCCCGGACCCCACCTTCCTCCCTGATGCCGAGAGGTTCCTGATCTAG
- the CEP170B gene encoding centrosomal protein of 170 kDa protein B isoform X2, translated as MSATSWFLVSSSGARHRLPRELIFVGREECELMLQSRSVDKQHAVINYDQDRDEHWVKDLGSLNGTFVNDMRIPDQKYVTLKLNDVIRFGYDSNMYVLERVQHRVPEEALKHEKYTSQLQVSVKGLAPKRSEALPEHTPYCEASNPRPEKGDRRPGTEAASYRTPLYGQPSWWGEDDGSTLPDAQRQGEPYPERPKGPVQQDGELHSFRAPAEPQGCSFRREPSYFEIPTKETPQPSQPPDVSAHEMPTKDAEAGGVGAAPVVQSHASFTIEFDDCSPGKMKIKDHITKFSLRQRRPPGKEATPGEMVSAETKVADWLVQNDPSLLHRVGPGDDRHSTKSDLPVHTRTLKGHKHEDGTQSDSEDPLAKAASATGVPLEASGEQVRLQRQIKRDPQELLHNQQAFVIEFFDEDTPRKKRSQSFTHTPSGDPKADKRRGPTPADRDRPSVPAPVQAGGRSSGPQRAGSLKREKTEERLGSPSPASRTPARPFGSVGRRSRLAQDFMAQCLRESSPAARPSPEKVPPVLPAPLTPRGTSPVGPPTPPPAPTDPQLTKARKQEEDDSLSDAGTYTIETEAQDTEVEEARKMIDQVFGVLESPELSRASSATFRPVIRGDRDESGDGGVAQRMALLQEFASRPLGAAPQAEHQGLPVPGSPGGQKWVSRWASLADSYSDPGLTEDGLERRGGEPEGSLPVRTRRRLPQLPSERADSPAGPESSRRSGPGPPELGSEQPGRLFGQEELDPDSLSDASGSDGGRGPEPGVEPRDSRRRSPQEGPTWSRGRCSPRAPGESTPTSFFIGDQDGDAVLPRKPLTAPGDGEGLGQAAQPSPPARDGIYVSANGRMVIQLRPGRSPEPDGPAPPFLRQESFTKEPASGPPAPGKPPNISSHPLLQDLAATRAARMDFHSQDTHLILKETETALAALEARLLSNSVDAECEGGSTPRPPEDAMSGDSDVDTASTVSLRSGKSGPSPTTPQPLRAQKEMSPSPPAAQDPGGTALSSAREQPSERQRHPLGPMDMGRGEPVRRSAIRRGHRPRGSLDWPSEERSPVLAHPPSSEVMASNHETPEATGAGRLGSRRKPAAPPPSPASREEQSRSSASSQKGPQALTRSNSLSTPRPTRASRLRRARLGDASDTEAADGERGSLGNPEPVGRPAAEQAKKLSRLDILAMPRKRAGSFTGTSDPEAAPARTSFSGRSVELCCASRKPTMAEARAVARKAATTATSTGPRQPFSRARSGSARYTSNTRRRQQGSDYTSTSEEEYGSRHGSPKHTRSHTSTATQTPRAGSSSRARSRVPGPRDTDDDEEEPDPYGFIVQTAEIAEIARLSQTLVKDVAILAREIHDVAGDGDTLGSSGPAHSASLSTMPSTPASTISAREEVSPRLSEAPVPEPPSRKLVQRIPEASLNFQKVPPGSLNSRDFDQNMNDSCEDALANKTRPRNREEVIFDNLMLNPVSQLSQAIRENTEHLAEKMKILFQNTGRAWEDLEARINAENEVPILKTSNKEISSILKELRRVQKQLEVINAIVDPSGSLDLLTGNRSLASSAQPGLGKGRVAAQSPPSPASAEALLPALPLRSFPQRVSCGPPSLPDPTFLPDAERFLI; from the exons AGGCAGCCTCTTACCGCACGCCCCTGTACGGGCAGCCCTCCTGGTGGGGTGAGGACGATGGTAGCACGCTGCCTGACGCCCAGCGCCAGGGAGAGCCCTACCCAG AGCGTCCCAAGGGGCCGGTGCAGCAGGACGGGGAGCTCCACAGCTTCCGTGCCCCCGCTGAGCCTCAGGGCTGCTCGTTCCGGCGGGAGCCCAGCTACTTCGAGATTCCCACGAAGGAGACCCCACAGCCGTCGCAGCCCCCCGACGTGTCGGCGCACGAGATGCCCACGAAGGATGCAGAGGCAGGTGGGGTCGGAGCGGCCCCTGTGGTGCAGAGCCACGCGTCCTTCACCATCGAGTTTGATGACTGCAGCCCCGGCAAGATGAAGATCAAGGACCATATCACCAAGTTTTCCCTGCGCCAGCGGCGGCCCCCGGGCAAGGAGGCCACACCTGGCGAGATGGTGTCAGCTGAGACCAAGGTGGCCGACTGGCTGGTGCAGAATGACCCGAGCCTGCTGCACCGGGTTGGCCCTGGGGACGACCGCCACAGCACCAAGAGCGACCTGCCTGTCCACACCCGCACTCTGAAGG GCCACAAGCACGAGGATGGCACACAGAGTGACTCAGAGGACCCCCTGGCCAAGGCGGCCTCAGCCACCGGGGTGCCCTTGGAGGCCAGTGGGGAGCAGGTGCGGCTGCAGAGGCAGATCAAGCGGGACCCCCAGGAGCTACTACATAACCAGCAGGCCTTTGTCATCGAGTTCTTCGACGAGGACACGCCCCGAAAGAAGCGGTCCCAATCCTTCACGCACACCCCGTCTGGGGACCCCAAGGCCGACAAGCGCCGTGGCCCGACACCGGCCGATAGGGACCGCCCCAGTGTCCCAGCCCCAGTCCAGGCGGGGGGCCGCAGCTCGGGGCCACAGAGGGCCGGCTCGCTGAAGCGGGAGAAGACAGAGGAACGGCTGGGCAGCCCCTCGCCTGCCTCCCGAACCCCTGCCCGCCCCTTCGGAAGTGTGGGGCGCCGTTCCCGCCTGGCCCAGGACTTCATGGCCCAGTGTCTGCGGGAGAGCTCCCCGGCCGCCAGGCCCAGCCCCGAGAAGGTTCCTCCCGTGCTGCCCGCTCCCCTGACACCCCGTGGGACCAGCCCTGTGGGCCCCCCGACCCCACCGCCCGCCCCTACCGACCCCCAACTGACCAAGGCACGGAAACAGGAGGAGGACGACAGCCTCAGTGACGCAGGGACATACACCATCGAGACCGAGGCACAGGACACGGAAGTGGAGGAGGCCCGAAAGATGATCGACCAG GTCTTTGGGGTGTTGGAGTCCCCTGAACTCTCCAGGGCATCTTCGGCCACCTTTCGCCCAGTCATCAGAGGGGACAGAGATGAGTCTGGTGATGGGGGTGTGGCCCAGCGGATGGCGCTCCTGCAGGAGTTTGCCTCCCGGCCACTGGGTGCGGCTCCCCAGGCGGAGCACCAG GGCCTCCCGGTGCCGGGCTCCCCTGGGGGTCAGAAGTGGGTGTCCCGCTgggccagcctggctgacagctACTCAGACCCGGGCCTCACAG AGGATGGCCTGGAACGTAGAGGCGGGGAGCCGGAGGGGTCCCTGCCTGTGCGCACGCGGCGACGGCTCCCTCAGCTGCCCAGTGAGAGGGCCGACAGCCCTGCGGGCCCGGAGAGCAGCAGGAGGAGTGGGCCTGGGCCACCGGAGCTGGGCAGTGAGCAGCCCGGCCGCCTCTTTGGCCAGGAGGAGTTGGACCCTGACAGCCTCAGCGATGCCAGTGGTTCGGACGGGGGCCGAGGCCCTGAGCCAGGGGTGGAGCCACGGGACAGCAGACGCAGGAGCCCCCAGGAGGGGCCCACATGGAGCAGGGGTCGGTGCTCACCAAGGGCCCCCGGGGAGTCAACTCCCACCTCTTTCTTCATTGGGGACCAGGATGGGGATGCTGTGTTACCTAGGAAACCACTTACGGCTCCAGGGGATGGGGAGGGCTTAGGGCaggcagcccagcccagccccccaGCACGGGATGGCATCTATGTCAGTGCCAATGGGAGAATGGTCATCCAGCTACGGCCTGGACGGTCCCCAGAACCCGATGGCCCTGCCCCACCCTTCCTCCGGCAAGAGAGCTTCACTAAGGAGCCAGCCAGTGGTCCCCCAGCGCCCGGCAAGCCCCCCAACATCTCCAGCCACCCACTTCTACAGGACCTGGCTGCTACCAGGGCCGCACGCATGGACTTCCACTCCCAGGACACCCACCTGATCTTGAAGGAGACAGAGACGGCCCTGGCGGCCCTGGAGGCCCGACTCCTCTCCAATTCTGTGGACGCCGAGTGTGAGGGGGGCAGTACTCCAAGGCCGCCGGAGGACGCCATGTCTGGGGACTCGGACGTGGACACTGCCAGCACAGTCAGCCTGCGCAGTGGCAAGAGCGGACCCAGCCCCACAACCCCGCAGCCCCTGCGGGCACAGAAGGAGATGTCGCCATCCCCGCCAGCTGCACAGGACCCAGGAGGCACCGCCCTGAGCAGTGCCCGTGAGCAGCCCTCAGAGAGACAGCGTCACCCACTTGGCCCGATGGACATGGGCCGTGGAGAGCCAGTACGGCGCTCAGCCATAAGGCGTGGCCACAGGCCCCGGGGGTCCCTGGACTGGCCCAGTGAGGAGCGTAGCCCTGTCCTCGCCCACCCACCCAGCTCAGAGGTGATGGCCTCCAACCATGAAACCCCTGAGGCCACCGGGGCAGGACGGCTCGGGTCTCGCCGGAAACCAGCAGCCCCACCGCCATCCCCCGCTTCCCGGGAGGAGCAGAGCCGCAGCTCAGCCAGCTCCCAGAAGGGGCCGCAGGCCTTGACCCGCTCCAACAGCCTGTCCACCCCTCGCCCCACACGGGCCTCCCGGCTGAGGCGGGCCCGGCTGGGGGACGCTTCAGACACTGAGGCCGCAGATGGTGAGCGGGGATCCCTGGGCAACCCTGAGCCTGTGGGCCGGCCAGCTGCTGAGCAGGCCAAGAAGCTGTCGCGCTTGGACATCCTGGCCATGCCCCGGAAGCGGGCCGGCTCCTTCACAGGGACTAGTGACCCCGAGGCAGCCCCTGCCCGCACCAGCTTCTCTGGCCGCAGTGTGGAGTTGTGCTGTGCCAGCCGCAAGCCCACCATGGCCGAAGCACGGGCTGTTGCCAGGAAGGCTGCCACCACAGCCACCAGCACGGGTCCCCGCCAGCCCTTCAGCAGAGCCCGCTCGGGCAGCGCTCGATACACCTCCA ACACGCGGCGCCGGCAGCAGGGCTCGGATTACACGTCCACCTCTGAGGAGGAGTACGGCTCCCGCCACggctcccccaaacacacacgctCCCACACCTCAACAGCCACTCAGACCCCGAGGGCTGGAAGCTCCAGTCGGGCTCGTTCCCGGGTCCCTGGTCCCCGGGACACGGACGATGATGAGGAGGAACCTGACCCTTATGGTTTCATCGTGCAGACGGCAGAGATTGCGGAGATCGCCAG GCTGAGCCAGACGCTGGTGAAGGACGTGGCCATCCTAGCCCGGGAGATCCATGATGTGGCTGGGGACGGTGACACACTGGGCTCCTCGGGGCCTGCCCACAGCGCCTCCCtcagcaccatgcccagcacccCCGCCTCGACCATCTCTGCCCGGGAGGAGGTGAGCCCCAGGCTTTCTGAGGCCCCTGTGCCAGAGCCACCCTCGAGGAAG CTGGTGCAGCGCATCCCTGAGGCCAGCCTCAACTTCCAGAAGGTGCCTCCTGGCTCACTGAACTCTCGGGACTTTGACCAGAACATGAATGACAGCTGTGAGGACGCCCTGGCCAACAAGACACGGCCTCGGAACCGAGAGGAG GTGATCTTTGATAACCTGATGCTGAACCCGGTGTCCCAGCTGTCGCAGGCCATCCGTGAGAACACGGAGCACCTTGCCGAGAAGATGAA GATCCTCTTTCAGAACACAGGGAGAGCCTGGGAGGACCTGGAAGCCAGGATCAACGCTGAGAACGAGGTGCCCATCCTGAAGACATCTAACAAG GAAATCAGCTCCATCCTGAAGGAACTGAGGCGGGTGCAGAAGCAGCTGGAAG ttATCAATGCCATCGTGGACCCCAGTGGGAGCCTGGACCTGCTCACAGGAAACAGGAGCTTGGCCAGCTCTGCACAGCCGGGGCTGGGGAAGGGCCGTGTGGCTGCCCAGAGCCCACCCTCGCCCGCCTCAGCTGAGGCCCTGCTGCCGGCCCTGCCGCTGAGGAGTTTCCCACAGCGGGTCAGCTGTGGGCCTCCCAGCCTCCCGGACCCCACCTTCCTCCCTGATGCCGAGAGGTTCCTGATCTAG